The Sphingobium sp. BYY-5 genome contains a region encoding:
- the prsR gene encoding PEP-CTERM-box response regulator transcription factor, whose protein sequence is MSDIRPKLLIVEDDPGLQRQLRWAYEDYQLFIAGDRQEAIEMLHAEAPDVVTLDLGLPPDPDGTSEGFATLAEMLKVKPDTKVIVASGHGARESALDAIAGGAYDFYQKPVDIDELGLIVRRAFHVHALERENLRLAETAPDDCRVLGRLITGAPEMMKVARTIERVAHADVSVLLLGASGTGKELLAQGLHDASPRRKQAFVAINCAAIPETLLESELFGHEKGAFTGAIKTTPGKIEQAQGGTLFLDEVGDIPLPLQVKLLRFLQERVIERIGGRQPIAVDTRIVCATHQNLEEMIAASSFREDLYYRLAEIVVRIPALKERPGDPALLARHFLTRFTRDMNPQVKGLAPDALAALDAWAWPGNVRELENRMKRAIIMADGKLITAADLDLDDDRLEGTCVVNLKAAREMADRRAIRHAIARTGGNISNAAKILGISRPTLYDLLKQYQMQN, encoded by the coding sequence ATGAGCGACATCCGCCCCAAATTGCTGATCGTGGAGGATGATCCGGGCCTGCAACGGCAATTGCGATGGGCCTATGAGGATTATCAGCTCTTCATCGCCGGCGACCGTCAGGAAGCGATCGAGATGCTGCACGCCGAGGCGCCCGACGTGGTGACGCTGGACCTGGGGCTGCCGCCCGATCCCGACGGCACCAGCGAGGGGTTCGCCACGCTGGCGGAGATGCTGAAGGTCAAGCCCGATACCAAGGTGATCGTCGCGTCCGGCCATGGTGCGCGCGAAAGCGCGCTGGATGCGATCGCGGGCGGCGCCTATGATTTCTACCAGAAACCGGTCGATATCGACGAACTGGGCCTGATCGTTCGCCGTGCCTTCCACGTTCATGCGCTGGAGCGGGAGAATTTGCGCCTCGCCGAGACCGCGCCGGACGATTGTCGGGTGTTGGGCCGCCTCATCACCGGCGCGCCCGAAATGATGAAGGTCGCCCGCACCATCGAGCGGGTCGCCCATGCCGACGTTTCCGTCCTGCTGCTGGGCGCGAGCGGCACCGGCAAGGAATTGCTGGCGCAGGGGCTGCATGACGCCAGCCCGCGCCGCAAGCAGGCCTTCGTCGCGATCAACTGCGCCGCCATTCCGGAGACGCTGCTGGAATCCGAATTGTTCGGGCATGAAAAGGGCGCGTTTACCGGCGCGATCAAGACCACGCCCGGCAAGATCGAACAGGCGCAGGGCGGCACGCTCTTCCTGGACGAGGTCGGCGACATCCCGCTTCCCCTGCAAGTGAAGCTGCTGCGTTTCCTGCAAGAGCGGGTGATCGAGCGGATCGGCGGGCGTCAGCCCATTGCGGTCGATACCCGCATCGTCTGCGCCACCCACCAGAATCTGGAGGAGATGATCGCGGCCAGCAGCTTCCGCGAGGATCTCTATTATCGTCTCGCTGAAATCGTCGTGCGCATCCCCGCGCTCAAGGAGCGGCCCGGCGACCCGGCGCTGCTGGCGCGGCATTTCCTGACGCGCTTCACCCGCGATATGAACCCGCAGGTCAAAGGCCTTGCGCCGGACGCGCTCGCCGCGCTCGACGCCTGGGCCTGGCCCGGCAATGTCCGCGAGCTGGAAAACCGCATGAAGCGGGCGATCATCATGGCGGACGGCAAGCTCATCACCGCCGCCGACCTTGATCTGGACGACGACCGGCTGGAGGGGACCTGCGTGGTGAACCTCAAGGCCGCGCGCGAAATGGCCGACCGCCGCGCCATCCGCCACGCCATCGCCCGCACCGGCGGCAATATCTCCAACGCGGCGAAGATATTGGGGATCAGCCGCCCGACGCTCTACGATTTGCTCAAGCAATATCAGATGCAGAACTGA